From Campylobacter upsaliensis, the proteins below share one genomic window:
- a CDS encoding DNA adenine methylase, which produces MKKETFLHHLKGKNLTYKRYTKSPLRYGGGKSLAVGLILEQIPSDTKRLISPFIGGGSVEVAAALELNIEVLAFDIFDILVNFWQILCKDSNALYNELVKLKPTKENYAKIKNELGLFWNERHKNPNNKPKIELDSLTLARDYYFNFNLSYGPGFLGWMSKIYEDKNRYLKALEKIRAFKTHNLKVEMASFEAVFEKYPTDFFYCDPPYFLEGDSKMFKGIYPMRNFPIHHNSFNHELLAICLKNHKGKFILSYNDCEFVREAYKDFKILEPKWQYTMGQGETRMGKNRIERGDTDNTKQSHELLIIKE; this is translated from the coding sequence GTGAAAAAAGAAACTTTTTTACATCATCTCAAAGGCAAAAATCTTACTTATAAACGCTATACAAAAAGCCCTTTGCGTTATGGTGGGGGAAAGTCTTTAGCGGTGGGGTTAATTTTAGAGCAAATTCCTAGCGATACAAAAAGACTTATTAGCCCATTTATCGGCGGTGGGAGCGTGGAAGTAGCAGCAGCTTTAGAGCTTAATATTGAAGTTTTAGCTTTTGATATATTTGATATTTTGGTGAATTTTTGGCAAATTTTATGTAAAGATTCTAACGCACTTTATAATGAGCTTGTAAAGCTTAAACCCACAAAAGAAAATTACGCAAAAATCAAAAATGAGCTAGGTTTATTTTGGAATGAAAGACATAAAAACCCTAACAATAAACCTAAGATAGAGCTAGATTCTCTAACCCTTGCAAGAGATTATTATTTTAATTTTAATCTAAGTTATGGACCCGGATTTTTAGGCTGGATGAGCAAAATCTATGAAGACAAAAATCGCTATTTAAAAGCCTTAGAAAAAATTAGAGCTTTTAAAACGCATAATCTTAAAGTAGAAATGGCGAGTTTTGAAGCGGTGTTTGAAAAATATCCTACTGATTTTTTCTATTGCGACCCACCATATTTTTTAGAGGGAGATTCTAAAATGTTTAAAGGAATCTATCCTATGCGAAATTTCCCTATTCATCACAATAGCTTTAATCACGAGCTTTTAGCAATTTGTCTTAAAAACCATAAAGGCAAGTTTATTTTAAGTTATAATGATTGCGAGTTTGTCAGGGAAGCCTATAAGGATTTTAAAATCTTAGAGCCAAAATGGCAATACACAATGGGGCAAGGCGAAACAAGAATGGGTAAAAATCGCATTGAAAGGGGCGATACAGACAACACCAAACAAAGCCACGAACTTTTGATTATAAAGGAGTGA